Proteins encoded within one genomic window of Formosa agariphila KMM 3901:
- a CDS encoding PhoH family protein codes for MNEIIIELEEITPKEFFGAQNVNIELLKKYFPKLKIVARGNKIKAFGDEDLLEEFDRRLTMLLNHFAKYNKLDENTIERVLTSQSSDDYATSKKSGEVIVHGASGKLIRAQTANQRKLVESMRNNDMVFAIGPAGTGKTYTGVALAVQALKNKEVKRIILTRPAVEAGENLGFLPGDLKEKLDPYMQPLYDALRDMIAPEKLNMYIENGTIQIAPLAFMRGRTLDNAFVILDEGQNTTHAQMKMFLTRMGKNAKFLLTGDPGQVDLPRRTTSGLKEALLVLKNVEGVGMVYLDEKDVIRHQLVKKVIEAYKSIENRG; via the coding sequence TTGAACGAAATAATTATTGAACTTGAAGAGATAACTCCAAAAGAGTTTTTTGGAGCACAAAACGTAAATATTGAACTTCTAAAAAAATATTTTCCCAAATTAAAAATTGTTGCTCGCGGAAATAAAATCAAGGCTTTTGGAGATGAAGATCTCTTAGAAGAATTTGATCGCCGTTTAACAATGCTATTAAATCACTTTGCCAAGTACAATAAATTAGATGAAAACACTATAGAACGTGTTTTAACTAGCCAAAGTAGCGACGACTACGCGACGTCTAAAAAAAGTGGAGAAGTTATTGTGCATGGCGCCAGCGGAAAATTAATTAGAGCCCAGACAGCTAACCAACGGAAATTGGTAGAAAGCATGCGTAATAACGATATGGTTTTTGCTATTGGACCTGCAGGAACGGGTAAAACCTATACTGGTGTTGCTTTAGCTGTACAAGCATTAAAAAACAAAGAAGTCAAACGTATCATTTTAACGCGTCCAGCAGTAGAGGCTGGTGAAAATTTAGGATTCCTTCCTGGCGATTTAAAAGAAAAATTAGATCCGTATATGCAACCCCTTTACGATGCTTTACGAGATATGATTGCGCCCGAAAAATTAAATATGTATATCGAAAACGGAACCATACAAATTGCCCCTTTGGCGTTTATGCGTGGTCGAACGTTAGATAATGCATTTGTTATTTTAGATGAAGGACAGAATACTACACACGCCCAAATGAAGATGTTTTTAACACGTATGGGTAAGAACGCTAAATTTTTACTTACCGGAGATCCTGGACAAGTCGATCTACCAAGGCGAACCACTTCTGGGTTAAAAGAAGCTTTATTAGTTTTAAAAAATGTAGAAGGTGTAGGTATGGTGTATCTAGATGAAAAAGATGTTATTCGACACCAATTAGTGAAGAAGGTGATTGAAGCATATAAAAGTATTGAAAATAGAGGGTAG
- the gldG gene encoding gliding motility-associated ABC transporter substrate-binding protein GldG, whose translation MSKNLKHILLIVLAILALNLIGNTVFKRFDLTQDHRYTLSEATKDIVTDVESPIIIDVFLEGEGFPSEFRRLQSETKQLLEEFYAQNSNINFNFINPLEDEANREQVIQQLNNRGLTPMQLTVQENGKSSQEIIFPWALASYNGVTVKIPLVKNKLGASQQELVTNSVQHLEYAFADGIGKLVYGKTKKIAILKGNGELDDQYLADFLTTLKDYYFIAPFTLDSVANHAESTLNKLKDYDLIISAKPTEAFSENEKFVLDQYTMNGGKSLWLIDAVAMEKDSLYNESGRAIALPIDLNLTDVFFKYGIRINPYLVATPYSAPITLAIGEGSNSQFQNVRWPYSPLVNTTNTHPIVNNVNLIKFDFANPIDTLKNNLKKTILLESAKLTKLEGTPKEISLDVVTQEPNPQEFNKGSQPLAVLIEGEFTSAYKNRIKPFKLNSNKDDGVTTKMMVIADGDLIKNDVIKNIPQELGFDRWSGQLFGNKEFLLNSVNYLLDDNGLINIRSKEITVPFLNHEKIAESKLNWQLLNTLVPLVLLAVFGFIFNYLRKKKYSA comes from the coding sequence ATGAGTAAGAATCTTAAACATATATTACTAATCGTCTTAGCTATATTGGCGTTAAATTTAATTGGAAACACTGTTTTTAAACGTTTCGATTTAACGCAAGATCATAGATATACGCTTAGTGAAGCTACGAAAGATATTGTTACCGATGTAGAGTCCCCAATTATTATAGATGTATTTTTAGAAGGTGAAGGTTTTCCTTCTGAGTTTAGAAGACTTCAAAGTGAAACCAAACAACTTTTAGAAGAATTTTACGCCCAGAATAGTAATATCAATTTCAATTTTATAAATCCGTTAGAAGACGAAGCGAATCGCGAACAAGTAATTCAGCAACTAAACAATCGCGGCCTTACGCCTATGCAGCTTACGGTACAAGAAAACGGAAAAAGCAGTCAGGAAATTATTTTTCCATGGGCATTAGCTAGTTACAATGGTGTTACCGTAAAAATTCCATTAGTAAAAAATAAATTAGGAGCTTCTCAGCAAGAGTTAGTTACCAATTCTGTACAACATCTAGAATATGCTTTTGCCGACGGTATTGGAAAATTAGTATACGGTAAAACTAAAAAAATTGCGATTTTAAAAGGAAACGGAGAATTAGACGACCAATATTTAGCCGACTTTTTAACCACCTTAAAAGACTATTATTTTATTGCGCCTTTTACATTAGACAGCGTGGCTAATCATGCAGAAAGCACGCTAAACAAATTAAAAGATTACGATTTAATTATTTCAGCAAAACCAACTGAAGCTTTTTCTGAAAACGAGAAATTCGTCCTTGATCAATACACTATGAATGGCGGAAAAAGTCTTTGGCTTATCGATGCCGTAGCAATGGAAAAAGATAGTTTATACAACGAAAGCGGACGCGCAATTGCACTGCCAATAGATTTAAACCTTACCGATGTATTCTTTAAATACGGTATTCGTATTAACCCATATTTAGTTGCAACTCCTTACTCTGCGCCTATTACTTTAGCCATTGGAGAAGGTAGTAATTCTCAGTTTCAGAATGTGCGTTGGCCGTATTCGCCTTTAGTAAATACCACCAATACACATCCTATTGTAAACAACGTAAATCTTATAAAATTCGATTTTGCAAATCCAATAGATACCTTAAAAAACAATCTTAAAAAGACTATTCTGCTTGAAAGTGCAAAACTGACTAAGTTAGAAGGTACACCTAAAGAGATTAGTTTAGATGTGGTTACTCAAGAACCAAATCCTCAAGAATTCAATAAAGGAAGTCAGCCATTAGCGGTTCTTATTGAAGGTGAATTTACGTCGGCTTATAAAAACAGAATTAAGCCTTTTAAATTAAATTCGAATAAGGACGATGGTGTTACAACTAAAATGATGGTTATAGCCGACGGTGATCTTATAAAAAACGATGTGATTAAGAATATACCTCAAGAATTAGGTTTCGACCGCTGGTCGGGTCAACTTTTCGGAAATAAAGAATTCTTATTAAATTCGGTAAATTACCTCTTAGACGATAATGGACTTATAAACATTCGTTCTAAAGAAATTACGGTCCCATTTTTAAATCACGAAAAAATTGCAGAATCTAAATTGAACTGGCAATTACTTAACACCTTGGTACCATTAGTGTTATTAGCTGTTTTCGGATTTATTTTTAATTACTTACGCAAAAAAAAGTACAGTGCCTAA
- the gldF gene encoding gliding motility-associated ABC transporter permease subunit GldF, with protein MFAILKKEINSFFASPIGYLVIALFLLLNGLFLWFFKGDFNIIDNGFADLSNFFLLAPWILVFLVPAVTMRSFSDEKKQGTLELLLTKPVSKLEIVLGKYFGAFILILIALLPTLLYVFTVYKLGSPEGNLDMGSTLGSYFGLLFLVAAYTAIGVFASTISDNQIVTFIIAVFLCFFFYIGFEGIADALSNNFVDTLGMSYHFKSMSRGVLDTRDIIYFISISGLFIALTQFNINKK; from the coding sequence ATGTTTGCCATATTAAAAAAAGAAATAAATTCGTTTTTCGCCTCACCAATTGGCTACCTCGTTATTGCCTTATTTTTATTACTAAACGGATTATTCTTATGGTTTTTTAAAGGTGATTTTAATATAATCGATAATGGGTTTGCCGATTTGTCGAACTTCTTTTTACTCGCACCATGGATTCTAGTTTTTCTTGTACCTGCAGTGACTATGCGTAGCTTTTCAGACGAAAAAAAACAAGGCACTTTAGAACTCCTTTTAACTAAACCTGTAAGTAAACTTGAAATTGTATTGGGAAAATATTTTGGCGCCTTTATTTTAATTCTTATCGCCTTACTCCCAACATTATTATATGTATTTACGGTTTACAAACTAGGTAGCCCTGAAGGCAATTTAGATATGGGTAGCACCCTTGGCTCCTATTTTGGATTATTATTTTTAGTTGCAGCGTACACTGCAATCGGTGTTTTTGCTTCTACGATTTCCGATAATCAGATTGTGACATTTATAATCGCGGTATTTTTATGTTTCTTTTTCTATATTGGTTTTGAAGGTATTGCAGATGCATTATCGAATAACTTTGTTGATACTTTAGGAATGAGTTATCATTTTAAAAGCATGAGTCGCGGGGTGTTAGACACTCGAGATATTATATATTTTATTAGTATTTCAGGGTTGTTTATCGCTTTAACTCAATTCAATATTAATAAGAAGTAA
- a CDS encoding c-type cytochrome, which yields MKTNRVSLKLKTLLISTVLASCIDGTRKNSPELFVHPDLQIDYTKKPKSKGVGYVKSVELSDTLKVNLVEKGEFLFEMKCAACHKLTDQRLVGPGWAGITNSRRPEWIMNMITNTEQMLERDEEARKQLEDCLTRMPSMQISLEEARSILEFMRQNDMSQVGHKDDALQN from the coding sequence ATGAAAACTAATCGTGTTTCATTAAAATTAAAAACGCTATTAATTAGTACTGTTTTAGCAAGCTGTATTGACGGAACCCGGAAAAATTCACCTGAATTATTTGTTCATCCTGATTTACAAATCGATTATACTAAAAAGCCTAAATCTAAAGGAGTGGGGTATGTTAAATCTGTTGAACTATCTGATACATTAAAAGTAAATTTAGTTGAAAAAGGAGAGTTTCTTTTTGAAATGAAATGTGCAGCATGTCATAAATTAACCGACCAAAGACTTGTTGGACCAGGTTGGGCAGGAATTACAAATAGCAGGCGCCCAGAATGGATTATGAATATGATAACTAACACCGAACAAATGTTAGAGCGTGATGAAGAGGCAAGAAAACAATTAGAAGATTGTTTAACACGAATGCCGAGTATGCAAATTTCTCTAGAAGAAGCACGTTCAATTCTTGAATTTATGAGACAAAACGATATGAGTCAGGTGGGGCATAAAGATGATGCTTTACAGAATTAA
- a CDS encoding histidine decarboxylase: MNTPEIQAVYDRIKAHSDSFLGYPVAKDFSYSDYAPFLDICINNVGDPESPSTFAIDTKDIERKCISFFAEMLSSNDKDVWGYITNGGTEGNLYGLYVARESFPNAMVYYSESTHYSVKKNLHLLNIPNIVIRSQENGEMDYEDLEQTIAFRRDKPAIFFLNIGTTMTEAIDKIAEIKRIIKKYAIKDYYIHCDAAFLGTIAPYIDAKPKFDFAEGIDSISISGHKFIGSPIPCGAVLVKRKHRDRIANSVSYVGTMDTTITGSRNGLTPLFIWDFIKKHDHQGLRDRVKSCQDVAAYTEHKLNALGVKAWRNNEGLTVVFPTPSERICKKYQLASQDDIAHIICTPGILYSQIDTFLEDLKTELFEIPTEAEVVLA, from the coding sequence ATGAACACACCCGAAATACAAGCCGTTTACGATAGAATTAAAGCACATTCAGACTCATTTTTAGGGTATCCAGTAGCTAAAGATTTTTCGTATAGCGACTATGCCCCGTTTTTAGACATTTGTATTAATAATGTAGGAGATCCAGAAAGTCCTTCAACATTTGCAATCGATACTAAAGATATCGAGCGTAAATGTATTTCATTCTTTGCAGAGATGCTTTCTAGTAACGATAAGGATGTTTGGGGTTATATTACTAATGGTGGTACAGAAGGGAATTTATATGGATTATATGTGGCTCGAGAAAGCTTCCCTAATGCCATGGTATATTATAGCGAAAGCACACATTATAGTGTTAAGAAAAATTTACATTTATTAAATATCCCTAACATCGTGATTCGCTCTCAAGAAAATGGAGAAATGGATTACGAAGATTTAGAACAAACTATTGCCTTCCGTCGTGATAAACCAGCTATTTTCTTTTTAAATATTGGCACAACCATGACTGAAGCTATTGATAAAATTGCTGAAATAAAACGTATTATAAAAAAATACGCCATTAAAGATTACTACATACATTGCGATGCTGCTTTTTTAGGAACCATAGCGCCTTATATAGATGCTAAACCTAAATTTGATTTTGCCGAGGGTATTGATAGTATTTCAATCTCTGGACATAAATTTATTGGAAGCCCGATTCCTTGTGGAGCTGTTTTAGTAAAACGCAAACACAGAGATCGTATTGCAAATTCTGTATCTTATGTAGGTACTATGGATACGACTATTACAGGGTCTAGAAATGGACTAACTCCTTTGTTTATCTGGGATTTTATAAAAAAACATGACCACCAAGGCTTAAGAGACCGCGTTAAATCTTGTCAAGATGTAGCAGCATATACCGAGCATAAATTAAATGCTTTAGGTGTTAAAGCGTGGAGAAATAACGAAGGATTAACTGTTGTTTTCCCTACACCGAGCGAACGTATTTGTAAAAAATATCAATTAGCATCTCAAGACGATATCGCTCACATTATTTGTACACCTGGTATACTATATAGTCAGATTGATACGTTTTTAGAAGATTTAAAAACTGAATTATTCGAGATTCCTACAGAAGCTGAAGTTGTTTTAGCTTAA
- a CDS encoding DUF4870 domain-containing protein: MEEIRNTLRDDKQLIMLTHLSQLATLALGFGSLLIPLVIWLTQKENVLGMDDEGKKILNFQISLVIYCILCIPLILLCGLGFIGFIIIGLVSIILPIMNAIKVNNNEPTSYPFSFKFIN; this comes from the coding sequence ATGGAAGAAATTAGAAATACTTTAAGAGATGATAAGCAACTTATAATGCTAACCCATTTAAGTCAGTTAGCAACTTTAGCCTTGGGTTTTGGAAGTTTGTTAATTCCATTGGTAATTTGGCTGACTCAAAAAGAGAATGTACTTGGTATGGATGACGAAGGCAAAAAGATTCTAAACTTTCAAATCAGTTTAGTGATTTACTGTATTTTATGCATACCTCTAATATTGTTATGCGGATTGGGCTTTATAGGATTTATAATTATAGGACTGGTAAGCATAATTTTGCCTATAATGAATGCAATTAAAGTGAATAATAATGAACCCACATCATATCCTTTTTCCTTTAAATTTATTAATTAA
- a CDS encoding putative quinol monooxygenase, which produces MFVRIVKLSFEPSKIGEFLDIFNASKSLIRNFEGCEFLELYRDKEHNNVFFTYSYWKDEQHLHNYRHSDLFIEVWTETKKLFNNKPEAWSVDKLESLA; this is translated from the coding sequence ATGTTTGTACGGATTGTAAAACTAAGTTTTGAACCTAGTAAAATTGGTGAATTTCTAGACATATTTAATGCCTCGAAATCATTAATCCGTAATTTTGAAGGATGTGAATTTTTAGAATTATATCGCGATAAAGAACACAACAATGTTTTTTTTACCTATAGTTATTGGAAAGACGAACAGCATTTACATAATTACCGCCACTCCGATTTATTTATTGAAGTGTGGACAGAAACTAAAAAATTATTCAACAATAAACCAGAAGCTTGGAGTGTAGATAAACTGGAAAGTTTAGCTTAA
- a CDS encoding Lrp/AsnC family transcriptional regulator: MKLDDIDYKLIKALQKDSKQSIKQLAEGVNLSITPVHERIKKLEASGIINGYTAIIDYSKLGKTLVVYCQVTLTTHQDEPFRNFEAYINTLDDVIEANYIAGTYDVLLKIQLNDMNEYQEFILKRFSKMTIVSNIQSSFVIKNIKDGKNKVM, encoded by the coding sequence ATGAAGCTAGACGATATCGATTACAAGCTTATTAAAGCATTACAAAAAGACAGTAAACAGTCTATAAAACAACTTGCCGAAGGTGTAAATTTATCGATTACGCCAGTTCATGAGCGCATAAAAAAACTAGAAGCTTCTGGAATAATAAATGGTTATACGGCGATTATAGATTACAGTAAACTAGGTAAAACATTAGTGGTGTATTGTCAGGTAACGTTAACAACACATCAAGATGAGCCTTTTAGAAATTTTGAAGCTTATATAAACACGCTAGATGATGTTATTGAAGCGAATTATATAGCTGGTACGTACGATGTATTATTAAAAATTCAACTAAATGATATGAACGAATATCAGGAGTTTATTTTGAAACGATTTTCTAAAATGACTATCGTTTCAAATATTCAAAGCTCGTTTGTAATTAAGAATATAAAGGATGGAAAAAACAAAGTCATGTAA
- a CDS encoding SAM hydrolase/SAM-dependent halogenase family protein: protein MAIITLTTDFGEKDHFAGAIKGAIYSELSDVRIVDISHSVSPFSISEAAYIIQNAYKSFPKGTIHIIGIDAELNPENKHIAVLLDGHYFICANNGIMSMICTEINPERIVEINIHEKIVSSFPVLDVFVKVACHIARGGTLEVIGKSIEVIKPIQNLKPYVNDDQSQIIGSIIYVDNYGNVITNIKRKFFESIQKGRNYKISARNHSFNTIYNKYSEVVDFTKPANERQAEGKGLVVFNSSNFLEIAIYKSNTTTVGGASTLMGLKLMDTITVNFLKDK, encoded by the coding sequence ATGGCAATAATAACTTTAACTACTGATTTTGGCGAAAAAGACCACTTTGCTGGAGCGATTAAGGGCGCTATCTATAGTGAATTAAGCGATGTTAGAATTGTTGATATCTCGCATTCTGTTTCCCCTTTTAGTATATCAGAAGCGGCATATATTATTCAAAATGCCTATAAAAGTTTCCCGAAAGGGACCATTCATATTATTGGAATTGATGCCGAATTAAATCCAGAAAACAAACACATAGCAGTACTTCTAGATGGCCATTATTTTATCTGTGCCAATAACGGAATCATGAGTATGATTTGTACAGAGATTAATCCAGAACGCATTGTAGAAATTAATATTCACGAAAAAATTGTGAGTAGCTTTCCTGTTTTAGATGTCTTTGTAAAAGTGGCTTGCCATATTGCACGTGGAGGTACGCTAGAAGTTATAGGAAAAAGCATTGAGGTAATAAAACCTATTCAGAATTTAAAGCCTTACGTTAACGACGACCAATCTCAAATTATTGGTAGTATTATTTATGTTGATAATTACGGCAATGTAATTACCAATATCAAACGCAAATTTTTTGAAAGCATTCAAAAAGGACGTAACTATAAAATATCTGCACGAAACCATTCGTTTAATACCATTTACAATAAATATAGCGAAGTGGTAGATTTTACAAAACCTGCCAACGAAAGGCAAGCAGAAGGCAAAGGATTAGTTGTTTTTAATTCGTCCAACTTTTTAGAAATTGCTATATATAAGAGTAATACCACAACTGTAGGTGGGGCCTCTACATTAATGGGATTAAAATTAATGGACACCATAACTGTAAACTTTTTAAAAGATAAATAA
- the dnaN gene encoding DNA polymerase III subunit beta, protein MKFIVSSTYLLKQLQVLGGVINSSNTLPILDNFLFELSSSQLIVSASDLETTMSSTLEVESDSEGSVAIPARLLLDTLKTFPEQPLTFIIEDNNTIEISSNHGKYALAYANGNEFPKAVSLDKPSTTTIVGDILATAISKTIFAAGNDDLRPVMSGVFFQFSTEGLTFVATDAHKLVKYTREDVSATEVAEFIMPKKPLNLLKGILAGSEDDVIVEYNDSNAKFTFDNVELICRLIDGKYPNYEAVIPKENPNKLTIARNQFLSSVKRVSIFSNKTTHQIRLKIAGAELNISAEDIDYSNKAEERLTCDYQGDDMQIGFNSRFLTEMLNNLNADDVQLEMSLPNRAGILTPIDGLDEGEQITMLVMPVMLNS, encoded by the coding sequence ATGAAATTTATAGTATCAAGCACCTATTTATTAAAGCAATTACAAGTTCTAGGAGGCGTAATTAACAGTTCGAACACTTTACCTATTTTAGATAATTTTCTTTTTGAATTAAGCAGTTCGCAACTTATTGTTTCTGCTAGTGATTTAGAAACGACTATGTCTTCGACCTTAGAAGTAGAAAGCGATAGTGAAGGTAGTGTAGCAATTCCTGCACGTTTACTTTTAGATACTTTAAAGACATTTCCGGAGCAACCTTTAACGTTTATTATTGAAGACAATAACACGATTGAAATCAGTTCTAATCACGGTAAATATGCGCTTGCATATGCTAACGGAAACGAATTTCCTAAAGCTGTATCTCTAGACAAACCAAGTACAACTACTATAGTTGGAGATATTTTAGCAACAGCAATTAGTAAAACTATTTTCGCTGCAGGAAACGACGATTTACGCCCAGTAATGAGTGGTGTCTTTTTTCAGTTCTCAACAGAAGGTTTAACGTTTGTTGCAACAGATGCTCACAAATTAGTAAAATATACACGTGAAGATGTTTCGGCTACCGAGGTGGCAGAATTCATTATGCCAAAGAAACCTTTAAATTTATTAAAAGGAATTTTAGCAGGAAGTGAAGATGATGTAATTGTTGAGTATAACGACTCGAATGCAAAATTTACATTTGATAACGTAGAGTTAATCTGTCGTTTAATCGATGGAAAATATCCGAATTACGAAGCGGTAATTCCTAAAGAAAATCCAAACAAACTTACCATTGCAAGAAATCAATTTTTAAGCTCTGTAAAGCGTGTTAGTATATTCTCGAACAAAACAACACACCAAATCCGATTAAAAATTGCAGGAGCAGAATTAAACATCTCTGCCGAAGATATAGATTACAGCAACAAAGCCGAAGAGCGTTTAACATGTGATTACCAAGGCGACGATATGCAAATTGGTTTCAACTCTCGTTTTTTAACCGAAATGCTTAACAATTTAAATGCCGACGATGTACAACTAGAAATGAGTTTACCTAATCGTGCTGGTATTTTAACACCTATAGACGGTTTAGACGAAGGTGAGCAAATAACTATGCTTGTTATGCCAGTTATGCTAAACAGTTAA